The following proteins are co-located in the Magnetococcales bacterium genome:
- a CDS encoding DUF790 family protein: MLTRDLLRYATQSRRILPRFVDPKNQNLINLIKELIGLYSEGKGQSREELGEVIQPILNAYRSPLIAKGLNKLLLNRCDFQEAEEGLDLFRLGVFETASKRLAEKGMGDLEKYREVVAGDVNIDPDQLGVRLFSDLPDRQPLAQFRTITPQALAHRYNMAQVQGLLLNADRLEVEFQEPGLSKRRQLFRYLRFHRLLVRIQKMGDGSYHLTLDGPLSLLQNTRKYGFQLALFFPALVAMSRWRIEAWIKMKGQRQELSLSMDETSGLVTHLTQMSGYIPEEFEVFQKSFKKGAKGWHIKNNAPLLDLGKQEVAAPDFSFQHDDGTLTHLELFHAWHKAPLIRRLESMGQAKKKPPLIIGVDRALSKEKEVSEMLEKDPWFDKNGFLFNQFPPVKRVIGVLEVFRQG; encoded by the coding sequence ATGTTGACCCGCGACCTGCTCCGATACGCCACCCAATCCCGTCGGATTCTTCCCCGTTTTGTGGATCCAAAAAATCAAAATCTCATCAACCTGATCAAAGAGTTGATCGGCCTATATAGCGAAGGTAAAGGGCAGAGCCGGGAGGAGTTGGGAGAGGTGATCCAGCCGATCCTGAACGCCTACCGTTCCCCCCTGATCGCCAAGGGGCTCAATAAACTCCTGCTCAATCGATGTGACTTTCAGGAGGCGGAAGAGGGGTTGGATCTGTTTCGACTGGGGGTTTTTGAGACCGCCTCCAAACGCCTGGCAGAAAAAGGCATGGGGGATCTGGAAAAATATCGTGAGGTAGTGGCCGGGGATGTCAACATCGATCCGGATCAGCTGGGGGTGCGGCTCTTTTCAGACCTGCCGGATCGTCAACCTCTGGCCCAATTTCGCACCATCACCCCCCAGGCCCTGGCCCATCGCTACAACATGGCTCAAGTACAGGGGCTGCTTTTGAATGCGGACAGGCTGGAGGTGGAATTTCAGGAGCCTGGTTTGAGCAAGCGCCGCCAACTTTTTCGTTATCTGCGCTTTCACCGGCTTCTGGTGCGCATCCAAAAAATGGGGGATGGCAGCTATCATCTCACCCTGGATGGCCCTTTGAGCCTGCTGCAAAATACCCGCAAATATGGCTTCCAGCTGGCGCTTTTTTTCCCGGCTCTGGTGGCGATGTCCCGCTGGCGCATCGAGGCGTGGATCAAAATGAAGGGCCAGCGACAGGAGTTGAGCCTCTCCATGGATGAGACAAGCGGTCTGGTGACCCATCTGACCCAGATGAGCGGCTATATCCCCGAAGAGTTCGAGGTGTTTCAGAAAAGCTTTAAAAAGGGGGCCAAAGGCTGGCACATCAAAAACAACGCTCCCCTCCTCGATCTGGGAAAACAGGAGGTCGCCGCCCCTGATTTTTCCTTTCAGCACGACGATGGCACCCTCACCCATCTGGAACTTTTTCACGCTTGGCACAAGGCTCCCCTTATCCGGCGTCTGGAGAGCATGGGCCAGGCCAAAAAAAAGCCCCCCCTGATTATCGGTGTGGATCGGGCACTGTCCAAGGAAAAAGAAGTCAGCGAAATGCTGGAAAAAGATCCTTGGTTTGATAAAAATGGCTTTTTATTCAACCAGTTTCCACCGGTCAAACGGGTAATCGGGGTGTTGGAAGTGTTTCGACAAGGGTAG
- a CDS encoding sulfotransferase, translating to MIDYLYDKLLERQPTRIILILGSGRSGTNWLGYTLGAHPDVRVTIENQKILKWSVDLALWPEKRYQLLQKLISRYKKEYILSFSKHYLDKSHPNIWSAPELASALPNARFIGIQRNPYASVSSMLRHPTQPGVLVWHERWKEFPIPNAFLGIDQEMAEEYDSFSLTKQCAIRWQAHKERMDRLRQLMGSRLLVIDYDRFFLQNELHLEQLRQFIGLNSPIPSPTIRHGSLNRWKKLLTPEQCHEIATVVGFGPEEVDSEKHTPPILRARAG from the coding sequence ATGATCGATTATCTCTATGATAAACTGCTGGAGCGGCAACCCACCCGGATCATCCTGATTCTTGGGTCGGGACGCTCGGGCACCAACTGGCTGGGTTATACCCTGGGGGCCCACCCGGATGTGCGCGTGACCATTGAGAACCAGAAAATTCTCAAATGGTCCGTAGATCTGGCGCTCTGGCCCGAAAAACGCTATCAGTTGCTGCAAAAGCTGATCAGCCGCTACAAAAAAGAATATATTCTTTCATTTTCCAAGCACTATCTGGATAAATCCCATCCCAATATCTGGTCAGCCCCGGAACTGGCTTCTGCTCTGCCCAATGCCCGCTTTATCGGCATCCAACGCAATCCTTACGCTTCGGTCTCCAGTATGTTGCGCCATCCTACCCAGCCGGGCGTATTGGTCTGGCACGAACGCTGGAAGGAGTTTCCCATTCCCAACGCCTTTCTCGGCATTGATCAGGAGATGGCCGAGGAGTACGACAGCTTTTCCCTGACCAAACAGTGTGCCATCCGCTGGCAGGCCCATAAGGAGCGCATGGATCGTCTGCGCCAGTTGATGGGCAGTCGTCTGCTGGTGATCGACTATGATCGTTTTTTTCTCCAAAACGAGCTGCACCTGGAACAACTACGCCAGTTTATCGGCCTGAACAGCCCCATTCCCAGCCCCACCATCCGTCACGGCTCCCTCAATCGCTGGAAAAAACTCCTCACCCCGGAGCAGTGTCACGAGATCGCCACAGTGGTCGGTTTTGGACCCGAAGAGGTTGACTCTGAAAAGCATACCCCTCCCATACTCAGGGCCAGAGCAGGCTGA
- a CDS encoding phosphodiesterase — protein MFRLAHLSDIHLLADPEALLYGQYPLHNFMQVLERVVTWEPDLLLVSGDISQESSMASYGHFARVTCSLPCPIRLIPGNHDRLDLFQEAFDGERIGWQRRVEMGGWRLICLDSTQPDESGGVLGVAELAALEDSLAASSPIPTLIALHHPPALIQSTWMDRIGLQNPHDLFQITKRHPEVKAVVFGHIHQAFDEAHDGLRLLGAPATSVQFVPRVEEMAVSKELPGFRWFHLHDDGRFETGCYQLEPA, from the coding sequence ATGTTCCGCTTGGCACACCTATCCGACATCCATCTTCTGGCCGACCCGGAGGCGCTTCTCTACGGCCAATACCCCCTCCATAACTTCATGCAGGTGCTGGAAAGAGTCGTGACCTGGGAGCCGGATCTTCTGCTGGTGAGCGGCGATATCAGCCAGGAAAGCTCCATGGCTTCCTATGGACACTTTGCCAGAGTAACCTGCTCCCTTCCCTGCCCCATCCGGCTGATACCTGGAAACCATGATCGGTTGGATCTCTTTCAGGAAGCTTTCGACGGGGAGCGGATCGGTTGGCAGCGTCGGGTGGAGATGGGGGGGTGGCGCTTGATCTGTCTCGATTCGACCCAGCCTGATGAGTCGGGAGGCGTGTTGGGAGTGGCGGAATTGGCAGCTCTTGAGGATTCCCTTGCCGCTTCTTCTCCAATCCCCACCCTCATCGCCCTGCATCACCCCCCAGCCCTTATCCAGTCCACCTGGATGGATCGCATCGGATTGCAAAATCCCCACGATCTTTTTCAAATCACCAAACGCCATCCCGAAGTTAAGGCCGTTGTGTTCGGCCACATCCATCAAGCCTTCGATGAAGCTCACGATGGTCTGCGTCTCCTCGGAGCCCCAGCCACCTCGGTACAATTTGTCCCCCGGGTGGAAGAGATGGCCGTTTCAAAAGAGCTTCCAGGATTTCGCTGGTTCCATCTCCATGATGACGGCCGCTTTGAAACCGGCTGTTATCAGCTAGAACCAGCCTGA
- a CDS encoding DEAD/DEAH box helicase family protein, which translates to MVHLSFDQGTLRLTGKPKELEPVAEYLKWDDRSGDYRAEARHYGPLAITLHRLKIPFEDQAKGFANHRFEAPGEFMPRPHQQEAFQAWSQSKGRGVVVLPTGSGKTLVARLAISRIGRDTLILVPTIDLLHQWHQQLAAAFQMPIGLMGGGEHQLEPITVSTYDSALIHMERLGNRFGFLICDECHHLPALTTRLAAVMTIAPFRLGLTATPERTDGEEEALFDLLGPICFRVEIDALEGDYLAPYDLHRIPVQLDPDEREAYDAAYAQYRQFARDSGVNFSRKDGWNQFIMVCARTREGREAFAAYRMQKRLARASRAKLRQVWALLRRHQGERILLFTDDNATAYTIGETFFLPVITHKTKSPERKALMAAFRSGAISCMVNSRVLNEGVDVPEAAVGIIVSGSGSVREHVQRLGRILRPGKEKVAALYELVSEDTAETFTSDRRRQHIAYQRGEATL; encoded by the coding sequence ATGGTTCACCTCTCCTTTGACCAGGGCACCTTGCGGCTTACGGGCAAGCCCAAGGAACTGGAACCGGTGGCGGAATATCTCAAATGGGATGACCGTAGCGGCGATTATCGCGCCGAGGCACGCCATTATGGCCCCCTCGCCATCACCCTGCATCGGCTGAAAATCCCTTTTGAAGATCAAGCCAAAGGATTTGCCAACCATCGTTTTGAAGCCCCCGGGGAGTTTATGCCCCGACCCCACCAACAGGAAGCCTTCCAAGCCTGGTCCCAAAGCAAAGGGCGAGGGGTGGTGGTGCTACCCACCGGATCGGGCAAAACCCTGGTCGCCCGCTTGGCCATCAGCCGGATCGGTCGGGATACCCTGATTTTGGTGCCGACCATCGACCTGTTGCACCAGTGGCACCAACAACTGGCCGCCGCTTTTCAGATGCCCATTGGCCTCATGGGAGGGGGTGAGCACCAGCTGGAACCCATCACCGTGAGCACCTATGACTCCGCTCTCATCCACATGGAACGGCTGGGCAATCGGTTTGGCTTTTTGATCTGCGATGAGTGCCACCACCTGCCCGCTTTGACCACCCGGCTGGCCGCAGTGATGACCATCGCGCCGTTCCGTCTGGGTTTGACCGCCACCCCTGAGCGTACTGACGGTGAGGAGGAGGCGCTTTTTGACCTTTTGGGCCCCATCTGCTTCCGGGTGGAGATCGATGCCCTGGAAGGGGACTATCTGGCCCCCTACGACCTCCACCGAATACCAGTGCAGCTGGACCCCGATGAGCGGGAGGCCTATGATGCCGCTTATGCTCAATATCGCCAATTTGCCCGGGATAGCGGGGTCAATTTTAGCCGCAAGGATGGTTGGAATCAGTTCATTATGGTGTGCGCCCGCACCCGGGAGGGACGGGAAGCCTTTGCGGCCTACCGCATGCAAAAACGTCTGGCCAGAGCCTCCCGGGCCAAGCTGCGCCAAGTGTGGGCACTTTTACGACGCCATCAGGGGGAGCGGATACTGCTCTTTACCGATGACAATGCCACGGCCTATACCATCGGCGAGACCTTCTTCCTGCCGGTGATCACCCACAAAACCAAATCTCCGGAGCGCAAAGCCCTGATGGCGGCATTTCGCTCCGGGGCCATCTCCTGCATGGTCAACTCCCGGGTGTTGAACGAAGGGGTGGATGTGCCGGAAGCGGCGGTGGGCATCATCGTCTCCGGCAGCGGCTCGGTGCGGGAGCATGTGCAAAGACTCGGACGCATTCTCAGGCCCGGCAAGGAAAAAGTCGCCGCCCTCTACGAACTGGTCTCAGAGGATACCGCTGAAACCTTCACCAGTGATCGGCGTCGGCAGCATATCGCCTATCAACGGGGAGAAGCGACCCTGTGA
- a CDS encoding FkbM family methyltransferase, translating to MTDNRSYGPLNALADTRLGHMLYNRHDLYIGRSLQLYGEYSHGETLIFQILARPDFTVLDIGANIGYHTLFFARKVGPRGQVIAFEPQRMIHQLLCANMALNSIPNVWCHQAAVGAAAGSITVPALDYGTETNFGGLGLDVEGTVGETVAMMTVDSLNLARCHFIKIDVEGMELAVLEGAQQTIRKHRPILYLENDRQDKSPPLISWLLGEGYRLYWYLTPLYNADNYLKNKENIFGIIRSVNVLAVPGDFGLELDQFQEIKTPGDWYKPTD from the coding sequence ATGACCGACAACCGTTCCTATGGCCCTTTGAATGCCCTGGCTGATACCCGCCTTGGCCACATGCTCTATAACCGCCACGATCTCTATATCGGTCGCTCCTTGCAACTTTATGGGGAATATTCCCACGGAGAGACCCTGATTTTTCAGATATTGGCCCGGCCTGACTTTACGGTACTCGATATCGGTGCCAACATCGGCTATCACACCCTCTTTTTTGCCCGAAAGGTGGGGCCAAGGGGGCAAGTGATCGCTTTTGAACCCCAGCGAATGATCCATCAGCTGTTGTGTGCCAACATGGCCTTGAACAGCATTCCCAACGTTTGGTGCCATCAGGCGGCGGTGGGAGCTGCTGCCGGGTCGATCACGGTTCCAGCGCTGGACTATGGCACAGAGACCAACTTTGGGGGGCTGGGCCTGGATGTGGAGGGGACGGTGGGAGAGACGGTCGCGATGATGACGGTGGACAGCCTGAATCTGGCCCGTTGCCATTTCATCAAAATCGATGTGGAGGGGATGGAATTGGCGGTCTTGGAAGGTGCGCAACAAACCATCCGAAAGCACCGTCCCATCCTCTATCTCGAAAACGACCGGCAGGATAAATCACCCCCTTTGATCTCCTGGCTGCTGGGGGAAGGATATCGCCTGTATTGGTATCTGACACCGCTTTATAATGCGGATAATTACCTGAAAAACAAAGAAAACATCTTTGGAATCATCCGCTCTGTCAATGTGCTGGCCGTGCCTGGCGACTTTGGGCTTGAGTTGGATCAATTTCAGGAAATCAAAACCCCTGGGGATTGGTATAAACCAACAGATTGA
- a CDS encoding VanZ family protein has protein sequence MTLPNTFRQHPRLWIGIALYLGLIYLTLPLTPVAVHYFFAVIGPETFGWGVNTVLILALLGAFYRLYQMNSSLREKAPSVFPLLLPTLAILVIAATVDKPVERIHFLQYAILGVLVFRTLERHGFRDLMVALLWLFLAGLTDEIIQWFLPTRYWDIRDVAMNTLGGGLGLWWGRFLFPVGDIKVQAETRQ, from the coding sequence ATGACTCTCCCCAACACTTTTCGTCAACACCCACGCCTCTGGATCGGGATCGCGCTCTATCTGGGGCTGATCTATCTCACGCTGCCTCTCACACCTGTTGCCGTACACTATTTTTTTGCCGTCATAGGGCCTGAAACGTTTGGTTGGGGGGTGAATACGGTTCTCATATTGGCCTTGCTGGGGGCCTTTTACAGGCTCTATCAGATGAACAGCAGCCTAAGGGAAAAGGCTCCAAGCGTGTTTCCCCTTCTGCTGCCAACCCTTGCCATTCTTGTGATTGCGGCCACCGTGGATAAGCCGGTAGAGCGGATTCATTTTTTGCAATATGCCATTCTCGGAGTGCTTGTTTTCCGTACTCTGGAGCGCCATGGGTTTCGGGATCTCATGGTGGCACTGTTGTGGCTTTTTTTGGCGGGCTTGACGGACGAAATCATCCAGTGGTTTTTACCTACCCGCTATTGGGATATTCGGGATGTGGCGATGAATACGCTGGGTGGGGGGCTGGGACTTTGGTGGGGGCGGTTTCTTTTTCCCGTTGGGGATATAAAAGTTCAGGCAGAGACCCGCCAGTGA